A genome region from Streptomyces xanthophaeus includes the following:
- the galT gene encoding galactose-1-phosphate uridylyltransferase, producing MKRTSTRLADGREIFYYDTGDGAARAFPDTRPLDASATAGGPEVRRDPLLGDRVVIASHRQARTYHPPADACPLCPSTGGRTSEIPAPDYEVAVFENRFPSLAGDTGRCEVICFTPDHLTSFAELDEERAALVLAAWSDRTTELSAREGVQQVYCFENRGTEIGVTLAHPHGQIYAFPFVTPRTTRMLATVAAHRERTGGNLFEEVLAAERAEGTRVVLETEHWTAFVPYAARWPYEVHLYPRHRVPDLPALGDEARADFPRVYLELLRRFDRLFDRPDPTPYISAWHQAPAGEGRADFALHLELFTIRRTADKLKYLAGTESGMEAYMNDVRPEAAAARLREVAST from the coding sequence GTGAAGCGCACGAGCACCCGCCTCGCCGACGGCCGCGAGATCTTCTACTACGACACCGGCGACGGCGCCGCCCGCGCCTTCCCCGACACGCGTCCGCTCGACGCGTCCGCCACCGCGGGCGGCCCCGAGGTCCGGCGTGATCCGCTGCTCGGCGACCGGGTCGTCATCGCCTCCCACCGGCAGGCCCGCACCTACCACCCGCCCGCCGACGCCTGCCCGCTGTGCCCGTCCACCGGGGGACGCACGAGCGAGATCCCGGCCCCCGACTACGAGGTGGCCGTCTTCGAGAACCGCTTCCCCTCCCTCGCCGGCGACACCGGCCGCTGCGAGGTCATCTGCTTCACCCCCGACCACCTGACCTCCTTCGCCGAGCTCGACGAGGAGCGCGCCGCGCTCGTCCTCGCCGCCTGGAGCGACCGCACCACCGAACTCTCCGCCCGCGAGGGCGTCCAGCAGGTCTACTGCTTCGAGAACCGCGGCACCGAGATCGGCGTCACCCTCGCGCATCCGCACGGCCAGATCTACGCCTTCCCCTTCGTGACACCGCGCACCACCCGGATGCTCGCCACCGTCGCCGCCCACCGCGAGCGCACCGGCGGCAACCTCTTCGAGGAGGTCCTGGCCGCCGAGCGCGCCGAAGGCACCCGCGTCGTCCTCGAAACGGAGCACTGGACCGCCTTCGTGCCCTACGCGGCGCGCTGGCCGTACGAGGTCCACCTCTACCCGCGCCACCGGGTCCCCGACCTGCCCGCCCTCGGCGACGAGGCCCGCGCCGACTTCCCCCGGGTCTACCTGGAGCTGCTGCGCCGCTTCGACCGGCTCTTCGACCGGCCCGACCCGACCCCGTACATCTCCGCCTGGCACCAGGCCCCGGCGGGCGAGGGCCGGGCCGACTTCGCGCTCCACCTGGAGCTCTTTACGATCCGCCGTACCGCGGACAAGCTGAAGTACCTGGCCGGGACCGAATCCGGCATGGAGGCCTACATGAACGACGTCCGGCCCGAGGCCGCGGCCGCGCGGCTGCGGGAGGTGGCGAGCACGTGA
- a CDS encoding RICIN domain-containing protein produces MPRITRSAAVTAATAVAFAAALTGTAGADATGVTATPAGTAPQPVHWAAPPQGVTVAAPQRLLNQPVRITNDFAKRPTTQCLDVDANGGGNGTVVQIWQCNGTAQQRWYLWNNGALESYRFPGKCLDADLNGGGRNGTKVQIWDCNNTPQQSWSHPSGDRAIYNARFYGGGNIVMDRDANVVGNGARIQLWQKNFQSQQWWDVWAD; encoded by the coding sequence ATGCCTCGTATCACCCGATCGGCGGCGGTCACCGCAGCCACCGCCGTCGCTTTCGCCGCAGCACTGACCGGAACCGCCGGGGCCGATGCCACGGGTGTGACCGCAACCCCGGCCGGGACCGCACCCCAGCCCGTGCACTGGGCCGCACCGCCCCAGGGCGTGACGGTCGCCGCGCCGCAGCGACTGCTGAACCAGCCCGTGCGGATCACCAACGACTTCGCCAAACGCCCCACCACCCAGTGTCTGGACGTGGACGCGAACGGTGGCGGCAACGGCACGGTCGTCCAGATCTGGCAGTGCAACGGCACCGCCCAGCAGCGTTGGTACCTCTGGAACAACGGCGCGCTGGAGAGCTACCGCTTCCCGGGCAAGTGCCTGGACGCCGACCTCAACGGCGGTGGCCGCAACGGCACCAAGGTGCAGATCTGGGACTGCAACAACACCCCGCAGCAGAGCTGGTCCCACCCGTCGGGCGACCGTGCGATCTACAACGCGCGCTTCTACGGCGGCGGCAACATCGTCATGGACCGCGACGCGAACGTCGTGGGCAACGGAGCCCGCATCCAGCTGTGGCAGAAGAACTTCCAGTCGCAGCAATGGTGGGACGTCTGGGCCGACTGA